The region gtcatccactaccacaagagtgtacttctttccctttatgctgggtggatccactgggccaaataagtccatgtgaagaagacttaatggtctagtggatgatgtctcggctttgctcttgaaggaggatttgatctgtttgcaacgttgacatgcctcacaaattttatcctttcgaaacgtcactttgggcagtccttccactaagttcctcttagtaagcttgttgatagtcttgaagttcagatgactaagcttactatgccactcccagcataaatcttccttgctccttgctagcatacatagggatggttttgcagacctccaatccactatgtacatgtttcctttccttgctgcttccaagacgacttcgagagattcctcgctcataatctggcatttgcttttggtgaagacaactttgtggcccttgtcacagaactggcttgtactaaggagattgaacttgagcccctcaacgtaggacactcctttaataaccagctcattcttttggatttcaccaacagctcttgtgcgccccttcttctcgttgtcgccaaatgtcaccaagggaccttcgataggttggatgttctcaagcagtgttagatttccagtcatatgtctcgaacatccactgtcaatgaaccacacgtccctggtgtcctgcaaggaaattaagcaagtttaggtacccaaactttgggtcctggtgggttagtgagtttaggcatccatttataccttgtgcccattattccaggcctaggtgcaatgtagccattgtacgtttgataatcataaggaatgctagcaaatgttttaggcctctttggtgcataaatcaacttaggtagagacttttcgaccggcttatgcaccatgcctttcatacgctgtttggtcatgtgaaatagctgaaagtgaggtttcttccagacattgtgattcgatgaccaatccttactagatggatagagtctgcctttctccatccgtgagttcctaactatgtggatctcagaccttccatatttgccttgaggcgccttatatggaatgtagctctttttgtacttggaatggccttgcgagagatagcgaggcgatctctcgatattgtttacccggccattcttcgtagctttcctatactttccattgctggtgtatagggacggtttatgaatagctactctggtcttttctgttggtcctttatgaccgttatttggtttgggttgagatcctccatttcttgaagttcccaaaccattggtctgtttatttctcgagagatggtctcgacggaaccctagaccggttctatcacttgtaggtctgtgatcattcaccattttctccatagctttggaggaattagagtatgatgctataacctttctaagatcattttctgtgatctctcgagttttgcgctcttcagttagttggattattttagcttctaactcacttactttgagagtttactccgaattctctttcgagacgttcttaagcatatctctttcagcagttagcttgctattttcctccctgattttggcatgagtgctattagcgactgcgagatcccttttgaatgtttcaagcatctcaaagggatcttcatcgcttctgaaggaagaacaacgagaggtagaagtagagcagcgagatgtggaagtagaggttacctcattgtcaatggccattaggcattgattctcttcttcctcggtgtataagcagatgagccccctctcatcctctgagctgctgctgctttcactggagctcgacgtctcggactcctcgattgttctctcgagttcctcagcaacaagcgcctttctgcgcagatgtttctttgtatctcccttgaagccactttgtgctggcttctctttaggttcctcctttctcctggagttcctacattctaggccttgatacttgcttaccttagggtaaggacagtcagccttgaagtgccccggtctcctacagttgtagcatagaccttgatcttcttcctccattcctctggatgtgtatttctcatttttctttcttgaggaggaaggtgaacttgtattgctttccggtgtcttcttcataaatttcctgaattttcttatgaagaaagcaaactgttcatcagataaaaaatcagtgggattagaatatgaccttgaggaggtggttggttggtccgcaaccagtgccacattccgtctgtccaccacgtcctcatctcttggaaacatctcaaattcgaaggctttgagatctctgaatagttggtcggttgtggtgttcttcaaatccctgtgatcacgcattgtgatcaccttcatttcccactccttggtaaggcctcgtaagaccttcaggtttagctccttttgcggaatctccttctcgagatcattgatctctattgatagcttcatgaaacgagattccatgctgtcgatgctctcccctggcttcatcttgaagtcctcgaacttcttcatggccacggtgagcttgttctccttctcctgttcgtcaccttcaccaatcaacatcaaagtatcccatacctcttttgccgttttgcactttcttacttttggaaagatggtttcgtctatagctctgaagagaatatccttggcaatgttgtccaagttgtttctcttcctatcatcacttgtccattcttccctaggtttggggacatactttggtgtatctctggtttgctcagcagtcgtgtttcccatcatgatcttgactggtccagatgttataacttcggccatctcatcatggagggctgatagatacgcaagcatgcgtgttttccagtcatcgaacctgctaagatcaaagagaagatgtctcgacaacatgctatccatattagaagaattatctcgtgctttgaaaacttttaaaggatttttaaaagaaggatctctaggcaatataaacaaaggtttatatcgatcagagaacttgctctgataccaattgttggtcccaaggggatggggtacaagtctagaggggggggggtgaatagatttgtataagattttgcaaatcttttcaacctctcgtgtgtataacttaggatgtttaggttcgatacctcacgaggtgaagacaaagttttatgcgcagcggaaatgttatccccttttagttagcacgagtttgagttagttcgagaNNNNNNNNNNNNNNNNNNNNNNNNNNNNNNNNNNNNNNNNNNNNNNNNNNNNNNNNNNNNNNNNNNNNNNNNNNNNNNNNNNNNNNNNNNNNNNNNNNNNNNNNNNNNNNNNNNNNNNNNNNNNNNNNNNNNNNNNNNNNNNNNNNNNNNNNNNNNNNNNNNNNNNNNNNNNNNNNNNNNNNNNNNNNNNNNNNNNNNNNNNNNNNNNNNNNNNNNNNNNNNNNNNNNNNNNNNNNNNNNNNNNNNNNNNNNNNNNNNNNNNNNNNNNNNNNNNNNNNNNNNNNNNNNNNNNNNNNNNNNNNNNNNNNNNNNNNNNNNNNNNNNNNNNNNNNNNNNNNNNNNNNNNNNNNNNNNNNNNNNNNNNNNNNNNNNNNNNNNNNNNNNNNNNNNNNNNNNNNNNNNNNNNNNNNNNNNNNNNNNNNNNNNNNNNNNNNNNNNNNNNNNNNNNNNNNNNNNNNNNNNNNNNNNNNNNNNNNNNNNNNNNNNNNNNNNNNNNNNNNNNNNNNNNNNNNNNNNNNNNNNNNNNNNNNNNNNNNNNNNNNNNNNNNNNNNNNNNNNNNNNNNNNNNNNNNNNNNNNNNNNNNNNNNNNNNNNNNNNNNNNNNNNNNNNNNNNNNNNNNNNNNNNNNNNNNNNNNNNNNNNNNNNNNNNNNNNNNNNNNNNNNNNNNNNNNNNNNNNNNNNNNNNNNNNNNNNNNNNNNNNNNNNNNNNNNNNNNNNNNNNNNNNNNNNNNNNNNNNNNNNNNNNNNNNNNNNNNNNNNNNNNNNNNNNNNNNNNNNNNNNNNNNNNNNNNNNNNNNNNNNNNNNNNNNNNNNNNNNNNNNNNNNNNNNNNNNNNNNNNNNNNNNNNNNNNNNNNNNNNNNNNNNNNNNNNNNNNNNNNNNNNNNNNNNNNNNNNNNNNNNNNNNNNNNNNNNNNNNNNNNNNNNNNNNNNNNNNNNNNNNNNNNNNNNNNNNNNNNNNNNNNNNNNNNNNNNNNNNNNNNNNNNNNNNNNNNNNNNNNNNNNNNNNNNNNNNNNNNNNNNNNNNNNNNNNNNNNNNNNNNNNNNNNNNNNNNNNNNNNNNNNNNNNNNNNNNNNNNNNNNNNNNNNNNNNNNNNNNNNNNNNNNNNNNNNNNNNNNNNNNNNNNNNNNNNNNNNNNNNNNNNTagtatttatataatcaaattctTTGTCTGCCATGCCATTAGCTGGTGATGTTTTCTGGAATTCATGCAGGAGATATATGCACAAGGGCATTAGTGTCTGGTTAGATGTGCCTGTGGATGCCTTAGCTAGGAGAATTTCAGCAGTTGGAACTCATTCCCGGCCCCTATTACATAATGAATCTGGGGACATTTATGCCAAGGTTTACAACTTAACCCTAAAATTGCACATCTGGAAATGGCTCTAAATTTCTAATTTGATTATGAATGTTGAGAAAGATAGTAGAAATACTAATACTTGCTTTGTTGGgatgctttttttcttttttactcaTATAGACTCTCAAACGTTTGTCGACACTTCTGGACAAAAGGGAGGATGCATATGCCAATGCCAAAGCTAGGGTTTGCCTAGAAAGTATGCAATCATTGTGTTCTGCTTTCTTTTTCCTCCAGTTCTTGGCCTcttaatattttagtttcaatcatacttttttttaatgttccAAAATGTCTTGAGAATAACGGTGTAAGCTTTTTCAGATATTGCTGCAAAAAGCGGTTGCATTGATGTTTGCACTATCACGCCTACGGAGATTGCCATTGAGGTCCGTCTCCttgtctctctctcttttatttctatgtatatCCAATCTTTTCTTGCAATTTTCTGCATTTATCAGCGCACATGTGAATGTGATTTCTAGCATTTTTTACATGCTAAATCGATACATAGACAGCAATAAGTATTTGCACAGCTAACTTGGTCCCACTCACGTCCAGGCACTTGTACAAATTGGAAACTTGTTGAAAAAAGAAAGTAGAGAAGTGCATTGAGCTCCATCATATACATGCATTTTGGTCAATGCTCTTCAATCTGATGACGTTACTTCCAATTGGGTGGTAGTTCCTCTGCTTCTGGTGTTTTTTTCAACCACATGTAATAGGAATAGTTGTTTGCAAAGACTTCAAACGTACCTTCATCAAATGTTGTAGATTTGTGTAACATTTTGCTCAATAAGTTATGAGTGCCATACTGCCATGATGTTTGTGTTGAGTACAAGTTTTGTGAGCCTTAGCTTGTGACAATGGCAGAATTCTACACACCATTACCTaaattaaatgtgacaatggCAGAATTCTACACACCATTACCTAAATTAAATTGCATTCTCTAGCAAGTCCACGAGTATACTTACAAGTGAACAAATTCAATATAGATATGATCTGTTTGCTTGCACTTCACATTGTAATGCATCAGAGTTTTGCTGTCCAAATTGAAGAATAATGCTTTGTGGCGTTCCCATCAAAACTTCTTTGTTCTACAATAGTGCTCCAATAGTAACAATATCTCAATAGTTATTGGATCAAAAGtaaaatgttcttttttttttactaactctattataatgtcaatattgactccactgaggctcgaacccaccacctccctataaagggaagggtttgatgccactgcaCTACAAGGTCCTTAACAAGTAAAatgttctttatttaactgtattaaaagagaaataatgaattccttttataaaaaaaaaaaaagaaaaggagagaaaGAGAAATAATGAATACTaacaactttattattattattttttattaaaaaaaaaaggttgttaGTATTcattatttctctctctctttaataAGGAATTCATTATTTCTCTTTAGAAAAAACAACTTTATTTAAGAATGCtgataaagaaaaagaatgctGAAAAATACTTACTGTTGATCCAACAAATTTTTCTCTTATCCACCCACTACCACCAAGTTACCAACTAAAACTTCTGTTTCATATCAATGTAACAAAATTTGAAGCATGAAACACACTTACCTACCTCCACAATCTCCAGACTCCATTGCAGACCAAAGTCACCAAACCCGCTCTCCCCTGCGAATTTTCGACGACGAACGACGAGTCCGACTAAGGCACTACTCTATTGTTAATCTTAAGCCAAATTTAAAAGGTAATCTTCACAAATCTTGTTTACCcatttttaaattgttgttgTAAAATGATGTTCTCcgtgtttgaactttgaatggTAAATTATAGGCATTCGTTGATAGTTTCAATTTTTCAAGTGAAGTAGCAGCTCTTCTTCTCTGGTTCGTTATACCCTTTGCCCTAAATCCTAATTATTTCCCAAATCCCTGAATATCCTTAGCTGGTAGGATGTTGAACTGGTTTACTTCTTCTGAATTATGCTTTCGATGATTAGTCTTCTATTAGTTCTAGCATTGTTTGGGCTCCTATGTAATTATGTCTTCATTAATGGTGGAAGATTTCAAGCATATAACCCTAAAAATGGTTTGGGTTTAGAATATCTGTACCGTGGCTTCGTCTCCTTCCGCTTCCTTCACATGAATGGCAGGTGCTTTATTTCTTCTCTTAGATTTTGTTCAATGATATTTGTCTCTCTGTGAACTTTGAACGCCAAGAAGCCCTGCAATTTCGTTTTCTTATAAGCTCTTCACTTGACCGCCTCTCTTTTCCACTAAACTTGAGCCTGCCACATATTATAAGGCTTCCTTCCCTAATACAGTTACACGATTCCAAAGAAATTGATATTACGAGAAGGCTACATAGGTCTTGTGGAGCAGGGAAGTATGACGAAACTCTGTATTAAGTGTGATTCTGTGTACCGAACTCATTAAGGGGTTTTTTAGTGTAAAAAATGCGTAAAAAGCAGTGAAAGTGATGCAGCGGCTTCTGGAGCAATTTGGAGAGCCTATTTGgctattttccttttcatattGCCACTAACATTCTTGTCCTGTTTAGTTTCCTTGAGGTCCTTGGTTCCTTGCAttctttctttcaaaataattataaaatcaattcAACATAGCTGTGTATTGATTTGTATGCGATTGAGTTAGATGgccaaatatattttttcaaacacttgagccgagctcgagctgcTCGAAAATATGGCGAGccaagctcgagctcgagcttccTTGTTCCTAATTGATCTCAAGATCGAGCCACCCCAAGCTTGGGTCGGCTCAACTCGTTTACATCCCTAGACCAATCCCCCTTCCGCCTTCACTCTTCCCAGCTTCAATCTTCACAATCCACAAAATCGACGCAGCAGTTAACGAGCAGAGTAGGCGATAGCAGACTGGTGAGTCCATCCAGTCCAGTCGCAGAGCAGAGCAGCGAGTCTGTCCACTGTCGGCAGAGCAGACGACCCACGACCAGTTTGCAGTTCGTCCGGCCCCTTCCACCTTCACTTCGTTAGTCTGTCCCGATTAGCAGTTAGCCAGTCGCAcaagtaaatatatttattttcttgatttgtaatttaattaattttatttaattgttgaCTTTGTTTCATTGGAAATAGTTTTCCATGAACATGGACACTATAAAGTGTGTATGAATCTGTATTTCCCCTTAACAGTGTATTGTTAAATATACCAAAAATACTCTGTGAATGTAGCTCTCTAGCAATTAGCACTGATATTCATGAATTGCTCAATGCCTCATTATTGTGTCATCCATCACTTACACATCCAAACTTAAAGTAATACTCTGTTTTCTGCCTAGATATTCACACTgaattgtttgttttgtttttgatcTGTTAGTTTAAATGGAAGTATTAATTTTTGgcttttctttattttggtatcttatttatttatttatttttcttttgggtaATTCATTATTGAGTGTGTTGGGTTATTAGTGGAATCTATACTTAATGGGatctataaattaatttatttataagtatttatcttattattacttgtattaaATGCCAACAAAATGATAAGTCCAATGGCTCGCTAAGTTTTTCCAAGTGTAAGACCAAACATCAGAGAAGTCAGATGTTAATTTCCTGTCACTTTCAACCTATAAAAGCTAAGAGTTGGCATAGACCATGTTTGCTGATGGCTTCATGTTCTTCTCAGAATTCTCAAGGTAGTTCTCTTTGTACTATGATATGGTATTTTGTCTCCCAATTGTATACTCAGTATTTCTTAAAGCAATTACTTCATCACAGCACCGAGATCATTACAAGAGACACTTCTTTGCGAAACACTTAACAGAAAGAAACttgaaataaataatgttgatgAAGGAATAAGTTTGATTATGGAAAGACTGCGATCAAAAAGTGTTCTTATTGTTCTTGATGACATAGATGATACTAGTCAACTAGAATCGTTAGCAGGACAACGGAATTGGTTTGGTTCAGGAAGCACAATTATAATAACAACTAGAGATGTTGAGTTGTTGAGTGACCTCGAAGCGCACGAGAAGTACATGGTAGAAACTTTAAGCTTTGATGAATCCTTGCAACTCTTGAGTTGGCATGCTTTTGGTGTTCCTATGCCATTAGAGGAGTATATTGAATTATTCGAAAGGATAGCAAGTTATACTGATGGACTTCCACTAGCACTTACAATTATAGGTTCTCATTTGCGTGGCAAATCAGTGTAAGAATGGAGTGATGATGTTGAGAAATTAAGAGGGATACCTCATCatgatgttaaaaaaattcttaaaataagtCACGATTCACTTGATGATGATACTTAGAATATCTTTCTTGATATTGCTTGTTTTTTTGTTGGGCATAACAAAAATGACACTTCTGTGATATTGGAAGCTTGTGGCTTTTATGCTAAAAGTGGAATAAGAATTTTGATTGAAAGATGCTTGTTGACAACAAATGGAGGTGGAAAGTTTAAAACGCTTCAGATGCATGATTTAGTACGAGATATGGGAAAAGAAATTGTTCGAAAGGAATCTCCACGAGAGCCGGGCAAACAAAGTAGATTGATTGACCCAAATGATGTCTTTGACGTTCTTTAGGGGAAAAAGGTAAAACATTTCCTTTGTATTTGAGTTATTCTAGATAATTCATTAGCTTTCTATActttattaaaatcaaagatgttagaatatctaaaaactaaaatatcgctatataaacattatttttttaacagGGCACAGAAGCAATTGAAAGGATGATTGTAAATTCTAACATGTTAAAGAATGTGCCTTTGAGTACTCATGTATTCAAAAGGATGGTAAAGTTACGAATACTCATATTGGATGGCATGTGTCTCAGCggatcttttaaatatatatccAATGAGCTTAGGTTGTTTAGATTACACAAATGCAACTTGAGTCGCATACAATCTGATTTTCACTGTGAGAAACTTGTTGAGTTAGACATGGAAGGTAGCAATATCAAAGAATTCCAATGCAATATGAAGGTTAGTATGTCtaatgtttctttcaacattgcatatttcttaattaagaACTTTGACTAGAAACATAGAAATtgattaaacatttttttttacttttttttttcaacagcaTTTTAGGTGCTTGAAGATCttaaagtttgatttttgtgAATTTAAGAAAACTCCAAACTTTACTGGGGCACATACTCTTCAAAAAGTATCCTTTAGGTGGTGTATCAATTTGGTCAAGGTACACCCATCAATTGGAAGTTTGGAGAGACTTGTTGAGTTAGATTTTGCAAGGTGCAAGAAACTCAAGGTTCTTCCAAGTAGCATTAGCAAGTTAAAATCACTTGAAGTTTTAGATTTGAATTATTGCGAAAAACTGAGGGAGCTTCCAATTGACTTGGAAATATTAGAACAATTAAGAGAGTTACGTGCTTATGAAACTGACATCTCAGATATACCATTTTCTTTGGGATGTTTGAGAAATCTAAAGAAACTGGATCTGCATCAGTACACTGAGAAATCACGTGATGGTGTTGATTTTTTTCCACCCTCAGTTGCAAATTTGTGCTCCTTTGAAGTTATTGAGAATTTGATCTCATTGGTATCTTTAAAATTATCAGGAAGAAGTTGTTATCTTCAAAGCTTACCCTTTCGTCTTTGTCATCTTTCAAACTTGAAATCTCTGTACTTAAAGAATTTTCAAAATCTTAGAGTACTTGTAGAACTTCCTCCTAGTTTGGTGAATCTCTCTGTAGAAAATTGTGTCTCATTGAAAAAAATAGCAGTATCAAACTTGAAGAAACTTGAAAGTTTGTATCTTGAAAACTGTGAAAATTTGGTTGAGCTTCCAAACATGGAGAGTCTTTCATCCTTAGAATGGCTTAACATAAGGAATTGCAATGCTTTGACTATTCCTGACAACTATTTGCATGAAGAAGATCTTCCAATTGCTCTTAGGAGTTTGTCGTCCTCGTTGAATGAAATAGATTTAATGGGAAATTATTATCTTCAAAGTTTACTATTAAGACTTGGCCATCAATATTGCAATTTGGAGAGACTCTACTTGTACGATCTGCAGAATCTTAGATCACTTCCACAACTTCCTCCTAATTTGTGGACACTCGTTGCAAATAATTGTGTCTCATTAGAAAAGATAGCAGATCTATCCAACTTGAAAAGACTTTGCATACTAGATATTCAGAACTGTAAATGTTTGGTTGAGCTTTCTGGCTTGGAGAGTGTTTCATCCTTACGTGTTCTTGGGATAGCAAATTGCAGTGGTTTGAGGATTCCTTCGATTGAAAGGTGGTTCAAggttagttatatatatatatatatatatatatatatatatata is a window of Ipomoea triloba cultivar NCNSP0323 chromosome 11, ASM357664v1 DNA encoding:
- the LOC115995590 gene encoding shikimate kinase 1, chloroplastic-like isoform X2, with translation MREVVVSTGGGAVVRPINWRYMHKGISVWLDVPVDALARRISAVGTHSRPLLHNESGDIYAKTLKRLSTLLDKREDAYANAKARVCLENIAAKSGCIDVCTITPTEIAIEALVQIGNLLKKESREVH
- the LOC115995590 gene encoding shikimate kinase 1, chloroplastic-like isoform X1; the protein is MREVVVSTGGGAVVRPINWRYMHKGISVWLDVPVDALARRISAVGTHSRPLLHNESGDIYAKTLKRLSTLLDKREDAYANAKARVCLETFSDIAAKSGCIDVCTITPTEIAIEALVQIGNLLKKESREVH
- the LOC115996052 gene encoding TMV resistance protein N-like → MASCSSQNSQAPRSLQETLLCETLNRKKLEINNVDEGISLIMERLRSKSVLIVLDDIDDTSQLESLAGQRNWFGSGSTIIITTRDVELLSDLEAHEKYMVETLSFDESLQLLSWHAFGVPMPLEEYIELFERIASYTDGLPLALTIIGSHLRGKSV